Part of the Qipengyuania sp. SS22 genome, TGGCGGGGAAATTGTGCCGCACGAGCAGCTTGAGCAATTTCTGGGCGAACCATGGATCCCGCATCTGCACGGGGGAGATATTGACCGCAAGGGTGAGCTGCGAATCCCACTCCTTGGCGTCTTCGAAGGCGCGTGCGATCAGCGCTTCGCTCATTTCGCCGATGACGCCGATTTCCTCGGCAATCGGGATAAAGATATCGGGTCCGACGACGCCCATTTCAGGCGATTCCCACCGGGCGAGCATTTCGAAGCCGACCAGCTTGCCCGATTCAAGATCGACCTGCTGTTCGTAGTAAGGGCGGAACTCACCATTGGCGATGCCCTTGCGGATTCCCGCTTCGAGCTCGTTGCGGAAGCGCAGCTCGTTTTCCATCGGCGGTTCGAACCAGTAGAAGCGGTTCTTGCCCTGCTTCTTCGCGTGATACATCGCGATATCCGCCTTGTGCATCAGCTTCTGCGCCGACGTCGTGCCGTGGCGCATATCTTCGATCTGTGTGCTCGAGGCGATGCCGATCGACATGGTCACATCGACCGGCGAATCCCCGTAGGGAACCGGCCGCGCGACCTGTTCGATCATCCGCGTGGCAAGCTGGTCGACCCGGTCGGGGACCTGCGGGTGATAGGGCACGACGCAGACGAATTCGTCGCCGCCGAGCCGCGCGAGGATACCGCCGTCGGGCAGCAGGCGCTGGATGCGCGCTGCGGTCGTGCGCAACACTTCGTCGCCAGCCTGGTGGCCGTGAAGGTCGTTGACCTGTTTGAAATTGTCGAGATCGACGGCAATCGCCGCCAGCGCCTGTTCGCGGCGCTCGAGATCGTTGAGCAGATCGCCCAGCGCAGTGGTGAAGCTGCGGCGGTTATGGCACCCGGTCAGATGGTCGAGATCGGCCAGGCGGCGCGCTTCTTCCTCGGATGCGCGGCGCGTGTCCAGTTCGTCGGACAGTGCCTTGTAGCGTTGCCAGCCGAGCAGGATCAGCGCGATATTGAGCAGCAGGGCATTGGTTAATGCAGTGTCGGGCGAGGCTTCTTTGCCGGTCCATGCCTTGATCAGGTCGGGCAGGACGACGCCAGCCGTCCCCACGAACAGGATAATCGCCGCAAAGGCGATCCCGAGAGTGACGAAGTCACGTTCGCGTGGCGCAGGTTTCCTGCCCGCTTGCGTGCGTCGATCCTCATGTGTCTTGGCAGTTTTCGCGGTCAAGCCCGCCCCCTGAGTTTTAGCTGCAGCGCTTGCTTAGGCAATGCCGCCTAAAAACAGGTTAACCGGGGACTGCGGTGGGGTGGTCACTTCGGGCGGCACGCGCTACCCGCTGGGGACCCGAGAAGAATTGACGGAGCAGGTTCCCCGATGCGTTACTGGCTGTTGAAATCCGAACCCTTCA contains:
- a CDS encoding putative bifunctional diguanylate cyclase/phosphodiesterase; protein product: MTAKTAKTHEDRRTQAGRKPAPRERDFVTLGIAFAAIILFVGTAGVVLPDLIKAWTGKEASPDTALTNALLLNIALILLGWQRYKALSDELDTRRASEEEARRLADLDHLTGCHNRRSFTTALGDLLNDLERREQALAAIAVDLDNFKQVNDLHGHQAGDEVLRTTAARIQRLLPDGGILARLGGDEFVCVVPYHPQVPDRVDQLATRMIEQVARPVPYGDSPVDVTMSIGIASSTQIEDMRHGTTSAQKLMHKADIAMYHAKKQGKNRFYWFEPPMENELRFRNELEAGIRKGIANGEFRPYYEQQVDLESGKLVGFEMLARWESPEMGVVGPDIFIPIAEEIGVIGEMSEALIARAFEDAKEWDSQLTLAVNISPVQMRDPWFAQKLLKLLVRHNFPANRLDIEITESCLHENVGMVRSMISSLRNQGVGVSLDDFGTGYSSLSQLRSLPFDRLKIDRTFISELKQEEHGEKLVDAILAMSDGLKLPVTAEGIENEVVLEALKRMGKMKGQGYHYGRPEPAGLVLERLSRQDLLAKDKLDNVTEVDFTAQGSKRAG